The Devosia sp. SD17-2 genome includes a region encoding these proteins:
- a CDS encoding Gfo/Idh/MocA family oxidoreductase, translating into MRILILGTGGMANQHAKHFAAIEGVTLAGGVDVDPARVEAFNAAHGIERGFGSLDAALAWGEFDAIANVTPDSIHHPTTMAALNAGKHVFCEKPLATDFAKAMEMTETAERLGLVNMVNLTYRNVAQLQKAREIVQSGQIGTVKHFEASYLQSWLVSKAWGDWRTESQWLWRLSKKHGSNGVLGDIGVHILDFAAYGAGSDFSRVFCRLETFAKAENNQIGEYQLDANDSFAMTAQLENGALGVIHATRWATGHFNELRLRVYGEKGSVEVQHRHDWSKLFTCLGDDIETGTWSEVAVDPVPTNYMRFAEAVNSGRNLEPSFRHAANIQKVLDLGTVTDRDRTEHRV; encoded by the coding sequence ATGCGTATCCTTATTCTGGGTACTGGTGGCATGGCGAACCAGCATGCCAAGCATTTTGCCGCCATTGAGGGCGTGACGCTCGCAGGTGGTGTCGACGTGGATCCGGCGCGGGTGGAGGCGTTCAACGCGGCCCATGGTATCGAGCGCGGCTTTGGCTCGCTTGATGCGGCGCTGGCCTGGGGCGAGTTCGACGCCATCGCCAATGTCACGCCGGACAGCATCCACCATCCAACGACGATGGCGGCGCTCAATGCGGGCAAGCATGTGTTCTGCGAAAAGCCGCTGGCGACCGACTTTGCCAAGGCCATGGAAATGACCGAGACAGCCGAGCGCCTGGGTCTCGTCAATATGGTGAACCTCACCTATCGCAATGTGGCGCAGCTGCAGAAGGCCCGCGAGATCGTCCAGTCGGGCCAGATCGGCACGGTCAAGCATTTCGAGGCAAGCTATCTGCAGAGCTGGCTGGTGTCCAAGGCCTGGGGTGACTGGCGCACGGAAAGCCAGTGGCTGTGGCGCCTCAGCAAGAAGCACGGCTCAAACGGCGTGCTCGGGGACATTGGCGTGCATATTCTCGACTTTGCTGCCTATGGCGCGGGCAGCGATTTCAGCCGGGTGTTCTGCCGGCTCGAAACCTTTGCGAAGGCCGAGAACAACCAGATCGGCGAATATCAGCTCGATGCCAATGACAGCTTCGCCATGACCGCGCAGCTGGAAAACGGCGCATTGGGCGTGATCCATGCCACGCGTTGGGCGACGGGCCACTTCAATGAACTGCGCCTGCGCGTCTATGGCGAAAAGGGGTCGGTGGAAGTGCAACACCGGCACGACTGGTCCAAGCTCTTTACCTGCCTTGGCGATGATATCGAGACCGGGACCTGGAGCGAAGTGGCGGTCGATCCGGTGCCGACGAATTACATGCGCTTTGCCGAAGCGGTGAACTCGGGACGTAATCTGGAGCCAAGCTTCCGCCACGCGGCCAATATTCAAAAGGTGCTGGACCTTGGTACGGTGACCGACCGGGATCGTACCGAACACCGGGTCTGA